The Chryseobacterium sp. 52 genome includes a region encoding these proteins:
- the truB gene encoding tRNA pseudouridine(55) synthase TruB, translated as MTAEELQSGYVFLLDKPLDWTSFQAVNKMKYKLKREFNLPKKFKIGHAGTLDPRATGLLIVCCGKFTKRIPEIQDAPKEYWTEIKIGAQTESYDTEKPEILHQDIASVTEEQIHEVLEKFVGEIEQKPPVYSALKIDGQRAYDLARAGEEVEMKSRKTTIFYIQDIKIDLPLISFTVGCSKGTYIRSLAHDIGQELGVGAYLTQLRRTKIGNYTIENATTDFLENEYRFDGL; from the coding sequence ATGACAGCTGAAGAACTGCAATCAGGATATGTGTTTTTATTGGACAAACCTCTGGACTGGACCTCCTTCCAGGCGGTTAATAAAATGAAATACAAACTCAAAAGAGAGTTCAATCTTCCCAAAAAATTTAAAATTGGTCACGCCGGAACTTTAGATCCCAGAGCGACAGGACTTCTTATTGTCTGCTGTGGAAAATTCACCAAGAGAATTCCCGAGATTCAGGATGCTCCCAAAGAATATTGGACAGAGATTAAAATAGGAGCACAGACGGAATCCTATGATACTGAAAAACCTGAAATTCTTCATCAGGATATCGCATCTGTTACAGAAGAGCAGATTCATGAAGTATTGGAGAAATTCGTTGGCGAAATAGAACAGAAACCTCCGGTATATTCCGCACTAAAAATAGACGGACAAAGAGCGTATGATCTTGCAAGAGCAGGAGAAGAAGTAGAAATGAAATCCAGAAAAACCACTATTTTCTACATTCAGGATATTAAAATTGATCTTCCTTTGATCAGTTTTACAGTAGGATGCTCAAAAGGAACCTATATCAGAAGCCTTGCTCACGATATAGGACAGGAACTGGGAGTAGGCGCTTATCTTACGCAGCTCAGACGCACAAAGATCGGCAATTATACGATTGAAAATGCTACTACTGACTTCCTGGAGAATGAATACAGATTTGACGGCTTATGA
- a CDS encoding choice-of-anchor L domain-containing protein, protein MVSKAGAFIDVNVPPYVESGYSITQLVKDVLISSGTNTCVTPTVSNVKITPNHAITNNNRSWGYFHKGTTNFPFKDGIVLSTGFARKAGNNAETNLNDDNGGGTDSDLAQAIGATGTLADAVLLEFDFVPTTSQIKFNYILASEEYSGGFPCSYADAFAILLRPTSGGAYQNMAILPGGAGPVSVTNIHPLITGFPGCPAVNEQYFAGYNTTNIETNFEGRTVPLTATASVVAGQEYHFKMVIADYSPGSFADHVYDSAVFLEGGSFNIGVELLDPSGATLPSDINVCDNVPQVITASVSDPNLLYQWFLNGAPVPGATTNSITAVQAGTYTIEVSVPGNPCPGKATIEIHGGITPQAQDATLLLCSTPDITTFDLTNAMPSISPTPGAVFKFYVNQADAVAQNTNNIQNILNYNGTDGQILYTVVSNGGFCSKLIELKLLKETTPTAGIKSSRIKICPGEAVTLTAEGGVTYQWINFPGTGNTQTATLYQTTTFTVYAVGAKGCRSLNPATIRVEVTPEITSPLKDVEMCLGDRVVLDAGAGPSYKYLWSTGATTQTITVDSWGVYTVEVDNGFCKKIFTAKVGGAATPFVTAISYESAKKTVIIIAENPTMNNTPSALEYSINNGITWQDSNAFTNLLDNTNYTASVRRVGTHCVGTFDFYTLQINNIITPNDDGVNDVLDLKALGEFKNFTGSVYDRYGVEMFRFSKEKPVWDGTVGGKRLSSATYWYKFNFEYPKSKVQMNWSGWIMLKNRE, encoded by the coding sequence ATGGTTAGTAAAGCAGGAGCTTTTATTGACGTTAACGTTCCGCCCTATGTAGAATCCGGTTATTCAATTACACAGCTGGTAAAAGATGTTCTGATATCTTCAGGAACAAATACCTGTGTAACACCTACTGTATCTAATGTGAAAATTACCCCTAACCATGCGATAACCAACAATAACAGATCTTGGGGGTACTTTCATAAAGGGACTACCAATTTTCCATTTAAAGACGGTATTGTACTTTCTACCGGATTTGCCAGAAAAGCAGGGAATAATGCTGAAACCAATTTAAATGATGATAATGGAGGAGGAACCGATTCGGATCTTGCTCAGGCTATCGGAGCGACCGGAACACTGGCTGATGCTGTTCTTCTGGAATTTGATTTCGTACCAACAACCTCTCAGATTAAATTTAATTATATCCTGGCATCAGAAGAATATTCAGGTGGATTTCCTTGTAGTTATGCCGATGCTTTTGCTATCCTGCTTAGGCCAACATCGGGAGGTGCTTACCAAAATATGGCCATACTTCCAGGAGGTGCCGGGCCGGTAAGTGTGACGAATATTCACCCTTTGATTACAGGATTTCCAGGTTGTCCTGCTGTTAATGAACAGTATTTTGCAGGATATAATACCACAAATATAGAAACGAATTTTGAAGGCAGAACGGTTCCTCTTACTGCTACAGCTAGCGTAGTTGCCGGTCAGGAATATCATTTTAAAATGGTTATTGCTGACTATTCTCCTGGTTCTTTTGCAGATCACGTTTATGATTCTGCTGTTTTTCTTGAAGGAGGATCTTTTAATATCGGAGTTGAACTTTTAGATCCTAGCGGTGCAACATTACCATCTGATATTAATGTTTGTGATAATGTACCACAGGTGATCACGGCTTCAGTAAGTGATCCTAACTTATTATACCAATGGTTCCTGAACGGAGCTCCTGTACCGGGTGCCACTACAAATAGCATTACGGCTGTACAGGCTGGAACATATACCATTGAAGTAAGTGTTCCCGGAAATCCTTGTCCGGGTAAAGCAACTATAGAAATTCATGGTGGAATTACTCCACAGGCACAGGATGCAACATTATTGTTATGTTCTACGCCGGATATTACCACTTTTGACCTTACGAATGCGATGCCGTCCATAAGCCCGACTCCGGGAGCAGTATTCAAATTCTATGTTAATCAGGCTGATGCCGTAGCTCAGAATACTAATAATATCCAGAATATTTTAAATTATAACGGTACAGATGGTCAGATTCTGTATACCGTAGTTTCAAATGGAGGTTTCTGCAGCAAGCTGATAGAATTAAAGCTGTTAAAAGAAACGACACCTACAGCAGGGATAAAATCTTCCAGAATAAAAATATGTCCCGGAGAAGCAGTAACACTGACTGCTGAAGGAGGGGTAACTTACCAATGGATTAACTTCCCGGGTACAGGGAATACACAGACAGCGACGCTATACCAGACTACTACATTCACTGTATATGCAGTGGGAGCAAAAGGTTGCCGTTCATTAAACCCTGCTACGATAAGAGTAGAGGTTACCCCGGAAATTACTTCCCCTCTAAAAGATGTGGAGATGTGTCTGGGTGACCGTGTTGTCCTGGATGCAGGTGCAGGTCCAAGTTATAAATATCTATGGAGTACAGGAGCTACAACGCAGACCATTACGGTAGACAGTTGGGGTGTTTATACGGTAGAAGTAGATAATGGATTCTGTAAAAAGATCTTCACTGCGAAAGTTGGAGGTGCAGCCACTCCTTTTGTTACCGCTATAAGTTATGAAAGTGCAAAGAAAACCGTGATAATTATTGCTGAGAATCCTACCATGAACAATACTCCAAGTGCTTTAGAGTATTCTATAAACAATGGAATTACATGGCAAGATTCCAATGCTTTCACAAATCTTTTAGATAATACCAATTATACTGCATCGGTGAGACGAGTGGGAACCCATTGTGTGGGAACCTTTGACTTCTATACCCTGCAGATCAATAATATTATCACACCTAATGATGATGGTGTTAATGATGTATTAGATCTTAAAGCTCTTGGTGAATTCAAAAACTTCACAGGATCTGTGTATGACAGATATGGCGTGGAGATGTTCAGGTTCTCAAAAGAAAAACCGGTTTGGGACGGAACAGTAGGAGGGAAGAGACTTTCTAGCGCTACTTATTGGTATAAATTCAATTTCGAATATCCTAAGTCTAAAGTTCAGATGAACTGGTCCGGATGGATTATGCTTAAGAATCGTGAATAA
- a CDS encoding cell division protein FtsX: MAKSVDEFNKKRLRSSNITVVISIALVLFLLGLMGLILINAQKYSDYIKEQLVVNAYFDENYDAKDSVKIAKLEEETFKKVQTLAPVKKATYISRDMAAKEAKKTMGIDSDALFEENIFPSSIEVALKPEYVDPAKIDGAIKVIKSVPGILDVKNDSTLMVDVYNNLSRILKWILGFSVLFLILAVVLINNSIRLKIFSKRFIIKTMQLVGAKRRFILKPFIIEAIILGAIGSGIGILALGGVWYYFTSQIGSAFVQDNNQYFWLVILVFGVGVFISVLSTIFATWRFLKSNVDDLYYS; the protein is encoded by the coding sequence ATGGCTAAATCTGTAGATGAGTTTAATAAGAAAAGGCTTCGGTCCAGCAATATTACAGTAGTAATAAGTATCGCATTAGTGTTATTTTTGTTAGGATTAATGGGGCTTATTTTAATCAATGCTCAAAAGTATTCCGACTATATCAAAGAGCAGCTCGTAGTAAATGCTTATTTTGATGAGAACTATGATGCAAAAGATTCTGTAAAGATTGCAAAACTAGAGGAAGAGACTTTTAAAAAAGTACAGACGTTAGCTCCTGTAAAAAAAGCAACCTATATCTCAAGAGACATGGCGGCTAAAGAGGCCAAGAAAACGATGGGGATAGACAGTGATGCGCTTTTTGAAGAAAATATTTTCCCTTCATCTATTGAAGTGGCATTAAAACCTGAATATGTAGACCCTGCAAAAATTGATGGGGCGATCAAGGTGATCAAATCAGTTCCCGGTATTTTGGATGTTAAAAATGACAGTACTTTGATGGTAGACGTTTATAACAACCTGAGCAGAATTTTAAAATGGATCTTAGGATTCTCTGTACTTTTCCTGATTTTGGCGGTAGTTCTGATTAATAACTCAATCAGGCTGAAAATATTCTCTAAAAGATTTATTATCAAAACCATGCAGCTGGTAGGGGCAAAAAGAAGATTTATTCTTAAGCCATTTATCATTGAGGCTATTATCTTAGGTGCTATTGGATCTGGTATCGGTATTTTGGCATTGGGTGGAGTTTGGTATTACTTTACGAGCCAAATCGGTTCAGCTTTCGTACAGGACAACAATCAGTATTTCTGGTTGGTTATTTTAGTATTTGGAGTGGGAGTTTTTATTTCTGTCCTAAGTACTATTTTCGCTACATGGAGATTCTTAAAATCAAACGTTGACGATCTATATTACTCTTAA
- the rluF gene encoding 23S rRNA pseudouridine(2604) synthase RluF: MEKTRINKYLSEVGYCSRRAADKLLEEGRITINGKVPEMGTKVSDEDLVEVDGKPIREPQDKPVYIAFNKPVGIVCTTDTKREKNNIVDYINYPKRIFPIGRLDKPSEGLILLTSDGDIVNKILRARNNHEKEYIVRVDRPLSPKFLDKMRNGVPILDTVTKKCEVERIDDMTFRIILTQGLNRQIRRMCEYLGYDVKKLKRIRIMNIKLDLPVGKWRDLTEDEFNSLNNLLSDSTKTID, encoded by the coding sequence ATGGAAAAAACGCGTATCAATAAATATTTGTCAGAAGTAGGCTACTGTTCAAGAAGAGCCGCAGATAAACTTTTGGAAGAAGGAAGAATTACGATTAATGGAAAGGTTCCTGAGATGGGAACAAAAGTTTCTGATGAAGACCTTGTAGAAGTAGATGGAAAACCCATCCGCGAACCGCAGGATAAACCTGTTTATATTGCTTTTAATAAACCGGTTGGAATTGTCTGCACTACAGATACCAAACGTGAAAAAAATAATATCGTTGATTATATCAATTATCCGAAGAGGATTTTTCCCATCGGAAGATTGGATAAACCCAGTGAAGGCCTGATCCTGCTGACCAGTGATGGGGATATTGTAAACAAGATCCTCAGAGCAAGAAACAACCACGAGAAAGAATATATCGTGCGGGTAGACAGGCCACTTTCTCCTAAATTTCTTGATAAAATGAGAAACGGAGTTCCGATACTGGATACCGTCACTAAAAAATGTGAAGTGGAAAGGATTGACGACATGACCTTCCGTATCATCCTTACTCAAGGATTGAACAGACAGATCCGTAGAATGTGCGAATATCTAGGCTATGACGTGAAAAAGCTGAAGCGTATCCGTATCATGAACATCAAACTGGATCTTCCGGTTGGAAAATGGCGTGACCTTACAGAAGATGAGTTTAATTCTCTTAACAACCTTCTTTCCGATTCTACCAAAACAATCGATTAA
- a CDS encoding DUF3098 domain-containing protein — translation MSKKTNKFAASEFGKETEVQQETPFYFGQQNFKWMLIGLAFIVVGFLLMMGPDANTVDGKFDPNSWNDDIFSIRRIRIAPLFIVIGFVIEVYAILKRK, via the coding sequence ATGAGCAAAAAAACAAATAAATTTGCCGCTTCAGAGTTTGGCAAGGAAACCGAAGTACAACAGGAAACTCCCTTTTACTTCGGACAGCAGAACTTCAAGTGGATGCTGATAGGACTGGCGTTTATCGTAGTAGGCTTCCTACTGATGATGGGGCCGGATGCTAATACAGTAGACGGTAAATTTGATCCCAATTCATGGAATGACGATATTTTTTCCATCCGCAGGATCAGAATTGCACCACTGTTTATAGTGATAGGCTTTGTAATAGAAGTCTATGCTATCTTAAAAAGAAAATAA
- a CDS encoding MerR family transcriptional regulator, with amino-acid sequence MKINLADKLYYSIGEVAKAFDVNTSLIRYWEQEFPIIKPKKNKKGNRYFTPEDIKNLQMIYHLVKEKGYTLDGARIALTTNSKISETVTIIDRLEFIKAELQKLKASLADRDSE; translated from the coding sequence ATGAAGATAAATTTAGCTGATAAACTGTATTATTCCATAGGAGAGGTCGCAAAAGCTTTTGACGTAAACACCTCATTAATACGTTACTGGGAGCAGGAATTCCCGATCATCAAACCTAAAAAGAATAAAAAAGGCAACCGTTACTTCACTCCTGAGGATATCAAGAATCTGCAGATGATCTATCATCTGGTCAAGGAAAAAGGCTATACCCTGGATGGTGCAAGGATTGCTTTGACGACTAACAGCAAAATCTCTGAAACGGTAACCATCATAGACCGTCTGGAATTTATAAAAGCTGAACTTCAGAAACTGAAGGCTTCTCTGGCAGACAGAGATTCCGAATAA
- the rsmA gene encoding 16S rRNA (adenine(1518)-N(6)/adenine(1519)-N(6))-dimethyltransferase RsmA, which produces MSVKAKKHLGQHFLTDENIARKIVEGLNFEDYKNVMEVGPGMGVLTKYLLEKDQTIYLAEIDTESIEYLKKNYSKITETTFVGDFLKQDFNFINGEQIAIIGNFPYNISSQILFKIVDYYQQVPEMVGMFQKEVAERTAAVPRTKDYGILSVLIQAYYDVTYLFTVHENVFNPPPKVKSGVIRLTRNPKEGLAGNEVLFKQIVKAGFNQRRKKLSNSLKVLEIPEALKTHEFLDKRAEELSVLDFIGFANLWKQNK; this is translated from the coding sequence TTGAGTGTAAAAGCAAAAAAACATCTTGGACAGCACTTTCTGACAGATGAAAATATCGCGAGAAAAATCGTGGAAGGTCTTAATTTTGAAGACTATAAAAATGTCATGGAAGTAGGTCCCGGAATGGGAGTCCTCACCAAGTATCTGCTCGAGAAGGACCAGACCATCTACCTTGCAGAGATCGACACCGAATCTATTGAATACCTGAAAAAGAACTATTCAAAGATCACAGAAACTACCTTTGTAGGAGATTTTCTGAAACAGGACTTTAATTTTATCAATGGGGAGCAGATTGCAATCATTGGTAATTTTCCGTACAACATTTCTTCACAGATCCTGTTTAAAATCGTTGATTATTATCAACAGGTCCCTGAAATGGTAGGAATGTTCCAGAAGGAAGTTGCGGAAAGAACGGCTGCGGTACCCAGAACTAAAGATTACGGTATCCTTTCTGTTTTGATTCAGGCATACTATGATGTGACCTATCTGTTCACTGTTCATGAGAATGTTTTTAATCCGCCTCCAAAAGTAAAATCGGGAGTTATAAGACTTACGAGAAATCCTAAAGAAGGTCTGGCAGGAAACGAAGTTCTCTTTAAACAGATTGTAAAGGCAGGATTTAACCAGAGAAGGAAAAAGCTTTCCAATTCATTGAAGGTATTGGAAATTCCTGAGGCTTTAAAAACCCATGAATTTCTGGACAAAAGAGCTGAAGAACTCAGCGTTCTGGATTTTATTGGTTTTGCCAACCTCTGGAAGCAAAATAAATAA
- a CDS encoding undecaprenyl-diphosphate phosphatase, translating to MDLIKAIIIAIIEGLTEYLPISSTAHMGFAANLMGMQDDEFLKMFQVSIQFGAILSVVVAYWKKFFDLKNIQFYYKLAFAVVPALVLGYLFDDKIESVLGNQIAISSVLVLGGVVLLFADKWFKNPKIDDEKGITIKSAITIGFWQCLAMMPGTSRSAASIIGGMTQGLTRKAAAEFSFFLAVPTMLAVTVYSIFLKTWGKETGHPQKGYEMIMASQDHIMIFIVGNVVAFIVALIAIKAFIGVLNKYGFRPWGWYRIFVGIALLIYFYFFK from the coding sequence ATGGATCTAATTAAAGCAATCATTATTGCTATTATTGAAGGACTTACAGAGTATCTTCCTATCTCTTCTACGGCGCACATGGGATTTGCTGCTAACCTGATGGGAATGCAGGACGATGAATTTCTGAAAATGTTTCAGGTATCTATCCAGTTCGGTGCTATTTTATCTGTTGTGGTGGCTTACTGGAAAAAGTTCTTTGATCTGAAAAACATACAGTTTTATTATAAACTTGCTTTTGCTGTTGTCCCTGCATTAGTTTTAGGATATTTATTTGACGATAAAATTGAATCTGTACTTGGAAACCAGATCGCTATTTCTTCAGTATTGGTACTTGGAGGTGTAGTACTGCTTTTCGCAGATAAATGGTTCAAGAATCCTAAAATTGATGATGAAAAAGGAATTACGATAAAAAGTGCCATTACAATAGGATTCTGGCAATGTCTTGCGATGATGCCGGGAACCAGCCGTAGTGCAGCTTCTATCATTGGGGGAATGACACAGGGGTTGACCAGAAAGGCTGCCGCAGAATTTTCATTTTTCCTTGCAGTTCCTACCATGCTGGCTGTAACGGTCTATTCTATTTTCCTTAAAACATGGGGTAAAGAAACCGGGCATCCTCAGAAAGGATATGAAATGATCATGGCATCTCAGGATCACATTATGATCTTTATTGTAGGAAATGTGGTTGCATTTATTGTTGCATTAATCGCTATTAAGGCTTTCATTGGAGTCCTGAATAAATATGGTTTCAGACCTTGGGGATGGTACCGTATTTTTGTAGGAATTGCTCTGTTGATTTATTTCTATTTCTTTAAATAA
- a CDS encoding ComEA family DNA-binding protein, with amino-acid sequence MMRKNYYQKLAFMGMLLIVLLAFQKYTSRGKENFPEIRFITENSATLNLTDFDPNDLDATQWQHLGFSEKQAATILNYKKIVGGLFTSKAQFRKCYAVSPEKFTELESYILLPETGKDKHSDKFKIYEKKEIILSKKFNPDRLSASDWMKMGFSEKQAEAILKYRNYLGGSFVSKEKFKECFIISSENYGKLEPYLILPEKSKDFKNPNSHYATKTSIIYNSFDPNTLDADGWKSLGFSEKQANTIVNYRDRNLMGSFKSFEDIQKCFVISAEKFQELKPYIKLNPDLNKKQETDFSKVDLNIITFKQLLEFGLDEKSAGSMIGFRKKLRGFVNKQQILDTYNIDKDLGQKLISIAPLDVSNVPKYTLTEAPEEWLKDHPYFKYSADKIIFYRTTYSDDKKILKLLKLKPEYEERMKLYLK; translated from the coding sequence ATGATGAGAAAAAATTATTACCAGAAACTGGCATTCATGGGGATGCTGCTGATCGTTCTTCTGGCCTTTCAGAAATATACCAGCCGGGGGAAAGAGAATTTTCCTGAGATCAGGTTTATTACGGAAAATTCTGCAACTCTGAATCTGACAGATTTTGATCCCAATGATCTGGATGCAACACAATGGCAGCATTTAGGATTTTCGGAAAAGCAGGCTGCAACTATTCTTAATTACAAAAAAATTGTAGGAGGTCTGTTTACTTCAAAGGCGCAGTTCAGAAAATGTTATGCTGTTTCACCTGAAAAATTCACTGAGCTGGAATCTTATATTCTTCTTCCTGAAACCGGCAAAGACAAACATTCTGACAAGTTTAAAATTTATGAAAAGAAAGAGATTATTCTTTCTAAAAAATTCAATCCGGACCGGCTTTCTGCTTCTGACTGGATGAAGATGGGTTTTAGTGAAAAGCAGGCAGAGGCTATTTTAAAATACAGAAACTATTTAGGAGGGAGTTTTGTAAGCAAGGAAAAATTCAAAGAGTGTTTTATTATTTCTTCTGAGAATTACGGCAAGCTGGAACCTTATTTAATTCTTCCGGAAAAATCTAAAGATTTTAAAAACCCAAATAGTCATTATGCCACAAAAACAAGCATTATATATAATTCTTTTGATCCCAATACTTTAGACGCAGACGGATGGAAATCTTTGGGGTTTTCAGAAAAACAAGCGAATACTATTGTGAATTACCGCGACAGAAATCTCATGGGAAGCTTCAAATCCTTTGAAGATATACAGAAATGCTTTGTTATTTCGGCTGAAAAATTTCAGGAATTAAAACCTTATATTAAACTCAACCCCGATTTAAACAAAAAACAGGAAACTGATTTTTCAAAAGTTGATTTAAATATAATCACATTCAAACAGTTGCTGGAATTTGGTTTGGATGAAAAAAGTGCCGGATCGATGATCGGCTTTAGAAAAAAACTGAGAGGTTTTGTTAATAAACAACAAATTTTAGACACATATAATATTGATAAGGATTTGGGTCAAAAATTAATTTCTATTGCTCCGCTAGATGTTTCAAATGTTCCTAAATATACTTTAACAGAAGCTCCTGAAGAATGGCTGAAAGATCATCCCTACTTCAAATACTCTGCTGACAAGATCATATTCTACCGAACTACTTACTCTGATGATAAGAAAATTCTGAAGCTTTTAAAATTAAAGCCTGAGTATGAGGAAAGGATGAAATTATATTTAAAATAA